The following DNA comes from Chloroflexota bacterium.
GCGCAATCTCGACAATCGCCTCGGCATCGAGGTACGACCCGGCGGGCGTCTCGCGCTCCGGCAGTTCGTATGCCTCGTCCGCGAGTTCGGCATGCAGCGGCATGCCTTCCGCAGATGTATAGACCGCGACCGCGCTCACGCCGATATTGCGGCACGTCTGTATGATGCGACAGGCAATCTCGCCCCGATTCGCAATGAGAACTTTGCCGAACACTGCCCGCTCACTCCTCGAGAATCAGCATCACATCGTCTTGCGATATGTTCTGGTTGTTACGAACGCGAATCTCTTTGACCACGCCGTCGTAGTCGGAAAGAATCTCGTTCTCCATCTTCATGGATTCGATGACGACCAACACATCGCCGAACTCGACGGTATCGCCGACCGACACGCTTATTTCAACTATGACTCCGGTTATCGGTGATTCGACTGGTATATCTGCCAACCCACTTTCACCTCGTTAAGAAAATTGCACCTGCCAGTTTATCAAGATTGTAGAAGGGATTCACCCTAACAAGTCCTGTGTATGCTGTTAGTTGCTGGCAATTGCTGCCAATTGCCAACTATTCGCTGCCCAATAATTCGTCAAGTATGTATTCGTTGTGCGCTCCCAGACGCGCGGATGGTCGCCAGTTTTGCTTGGGCAGCCCGTCCGTGATGATAGCCTGCCCCGGGTATGTTTTGCGTCCTATGTCCGGCTCGTCCAAGGATACGAAGAAGTCACGCGCTCTCAGGTGCGGGTCTGCGAGCATGTCCACGCTGCGATGCACCGCGCCGGCCGGGACGCCTGCCGCTTGAAGCGCGTTCATCGCTTCTACGGCATCGCGGGCGCTTGTCCACGCGGCTATGATGTCGTCCAGCGCGGCTTCGTTAGCCTTGCGC
Coding sequences within:
- a CDS encoding biotin/lipoyl-binding protein produces the protein MADIPVESPITGVIVEISVSVGDTVEFGDVLVVIESMKMENEILSDYDGVVKEIRVRNNQNISQDDVMLILEE